A DNA window from Candidatus Roseilinea sp. contains the following coding sequences:
- a CDS encoding GCN5 family N-acetyltransferase: MTRSVSASMHKGRATVKIRKATPVDGDVLCELICALADYERLPRPDEAARQRLKRDAFGESPRFDAWLAEVDGRPVGYAITFFTYSTFLALPSLYLEDIFVLPEYRSQRIGAALFKHCAQVACDAGCGRMEWQVLHWNTPAIEFYERMGATRLQGWHPYRLTRADLERILRD, translated from the coding sequence ATGACTCGGTCGGTGTCTGCATCCATGCACAAAGGGCGGGCTACGGTGAAGATTCGCAAAGCCACGCCGGTGGATGGCGACGTGTTGTGTGAGCTAATCTGCGCATTGGCCGATTATGAGCGGCTGCCGCGCCCGGACGAAGCGGCGCGCCAACGGCTGAAGCGCGATGCGTTCGGCGAGTCGCCGCGGTTCGACGCCTGGCTGGCCGAGGTGGATGGCCGGCCGGTAGGTTACGCGATCACGTTCTTCACCTACTCGACTTTCCTGGCCCTGCCATCGCTCTATCTCGAGGATATCTTTGTGCTGCCCGAATACCGCTCGCAGCGGATCGGCGCTGCGTTGTTCAAGCACTGCGCCCAAGTGGCGTGCGATGCGGGGTGCGGACGGATGGAGTGGCAAGTGTTGCACTGGAACACGCCCGCGATCGAATTCTACGAACGCATGGGGGCGACGCGCCTGCAGGGTTGGCATCCCTATCGCCTGACGCGCGCCGACCTGGAGCGCATCCTGCGGGATTAA
- a CDS encoding glycosyl transferase family 1, giving the protein MRIALISFHTSPLATLGGKDTGGMNVFVREVARELGRRGIATDVFTRSQSAQSLRIDPRLGPHVRVINVPAGPEAPAPKDSLHQFVPAFTEWICRFAHEESRRRNAYDAIHAHYWLSGLVAEALRACWGVKFAITFHTLAELKNQIAPRDQERESEIRLRSECHLCSVADRITANTSVEKQQLVRFYGAGSSRIRIVPPGVDLSRFHPIEQSYAKSVVGIPPSHRMILFAGRIERLKGIDTLFKAMALLKAKRDDWDWDRLCVVVIGGDPSAAGQRENEEMARLHELRDALGLGELVVFLGARDQDVLQYYYAAAEMLVIPSHYESFGMVALEAMACGTPVIASDVGGLSVLVQHNRTGLRVKVNDPAELARAIEKLMDDDVHRRRMGHAASCYAEAYAWPKVVEKLLGVYRELAEMGGR; this is encoded by the coding sequence ATGCGCATCGCGCTGATCAGCTTTCACACCTCGCCGCTGGCGACGCTGGGCGGCAAGGACACCGGCGGCATGAACGTGTTCGTGCGCGAGGTCGCGCGCGAACTCGGCCGGCGCGGCATAGCCACCGACGTGTTTACCCGCAGCCAGAGCGCACAGTCGCTGCGCATTGACCCGCGCCTCGGCCCGCACGTGCGCGTGATCAACGTGCCGGCCGGGCCCGAGGCGCCTGCGCCCAAGGATAGCCTGCATCAGTTCGTCCCCGCCTTTACGGAATGGATCTGCCGCTTCGCACACGAAGAATCGCGCCGGCGCAACGCCTACGATGCGATTCACGCGCACTACTGGCTCTCCGGCCTCGTCGCCGAGGCGCTGCGCGCCTGTTGGGGCGTGAAGTTCGCCATCACCTTCCACACGCTGGCCGAGCTGAAGAACCAGATCGCACCGCGCGACCAGGAGCGGGAGAGCGAAATTCGGTTGCGCAGCGAATGCCACCTGTGCAGCGTGGCCGACCGCATCACGGCCAACACCAGCGTCGAGAAGCAACAACTCGTGCGCTTCTACGGCGCCGGCTCCTCGCGCATCCGCATCGTCCCGCCCGGCGTAGACCTCTCACGTTTCCATCCGATCGAACAAAGCTACGCCAAATCGGTTGTCGGTATCCCACCTTCGCATCGCATGATCCTGTTCGCCGGACGAATCGAGCGACTGAAGGGCATAGACACGCTGTTCAAGGCCATGGCGCTGTTGAAGGCCAAGCGCGACGACTGGGACTGGGACCGCCTGTGCGTGGTTGTCATCGGCGGCGATCCCAGCGCCGCCGGCCAGCGCGAGAACGAGGAGATGGCTCGCCTGCACGAGCTACGCGACGCACTCGGCCTGGGCGAGCTGGTGGTCTTCCTGGGCGCGCGCGATCAAGACGTTCTGCAGTATTACTACGCCGCCGCCGAGATGCTGGTGATTCCGTCTCATTACGAGTCGTTCGGCATGGTCGCGCTCGAGGCGATGGCTTGCGGCACGCCGGTGATCGCATCGGACGTGGGCGGGCTGAGTGTGCTGGTGCAACACAACCGGACCGGCCTGCGGGTGAAGGTGAACGACCCGGCAGAATTAGCCCGCGCCATCGAGAAGCTCATGGATGACGACGTTCACCGCCGGCGCATGGGCCACGCCGCCTCATGTTACGCCGAGGCCTACGCCTGGCCGAAGGTCGTGGAGAAGTTGCTGGGGGTGTATCGGGAGCTGGCGGAGATGGGCGGCCGCTGA
- a CDS encoding hypothetical protein (possible pseudo, frameshifted), which translates to MLGAIIGEKPSLLVSVTPDLTKKGLDAGKLIREIAPIVGGGGGGRPTLAQAGGKDPGKLGEALDRARRLLADLTLA; encoded by the coding sequence GTGCTTGGCGCGATCATCGGCGAAAAACCGTCGCTGCTCGTCTCGGTCACGCCGGATTTGACGAAGAAAGGCTTGGACGCCGGCAAGCTCATCCGTGAAATTGCCCCGATCGTCGGCGGCGGCGGCGGTGGCCGACCCACACTCGCGCAGGCCGGTGGCAAAGACCCCGGCAAGCTAGGCGAGGCGCTCGATCGAGCGCGCCGGCTGCTGGCCGACCTGACTCTCGCCTAG
- a CDS encoding AI-2E family transporter, whose product MQLNYKDEPKRFVRGRRSLRSCDILQITLISRSTARAILVGLTISLIVGLITVAGSALAPFLIGSVLVYLLLPAVNALERWMPRWAAILLLYVVGLLVVITLLILLVPSLISQTIRLTINVARPDQLEQLVAQIVVWYQTNVPGEFQSPLEQILRASLPGIQANLSTLATTTATFLLGQIRQVFSWLSFVVGLLIVPIWAFYVLNDVRKVRLFINRQLHYRIRADFWNVWSILDRALSAYIRGQLLLALIIGIAAAVSLLVINLVPGMKVDYILPLALWAGIAELVPMIGATLGAIPAVIVTLFVGGLPSALAVLIAFTIIQLVENNLLVPRVIGDSVGVHPAILIIMLVIFGKLFGLLGVIVAAPATAAARDLYRYAYHRLSNRSPAEARALVLSPARPVARPDRQPAAAAFMRERPLL is encoded by the coding sequence ATGCAACTGAATTATAAGGACGAACCTAAGCGCTTTGTGCGGGGCAGGCGTTCGCTGCGCTCGTGCGATATACTTCAAATCACCTTGATCTCCCGAAGCACCGCGCGCGCGATCCTCGTCGGGCTCACGATCAGCCTGATCGTCGGCCTCATCACCGTCGCCGGCTCGGCGTTAGCGCCCTTCCTCATCGGCAGTGTGCTGGTGTATCTGTTGCTGCCGGCTGTCAACGCCTTGGAGCGGTGGATGCCGCGCTGGGCGGCCATTTTGTTGCTCTATGTCGTAGGGCTGCTTGTCGTGATCACGCTCCTGATTCTGCTGGTGCCGTCGCTGATCAGCCAGACCATCCGCCTCACCATCAACGTTGCTCGGCCGGATCAGTTGGAGCAGCTCGTCGCGCAAATCGTGGTCTGGTATCAGACCAACGTCCCAGGAGAATTTCAATCTCCGCTCGAACAGATTCTGCGCGCCAGCCTGCCCGGCATTCAAGCCAACCTGAGCACGCTGGCCACGACGACCGCGACCTTCCTGCTGGGGCAAATCCGGCAGGTCTTTAGCTGGTTGTCTTTTGTCGTCGGCCTGCTGATCGTGCCGATTTGGGCCTTCTATGTGCTGAACGACGTGCGCAAGGTGCGCCTGTTCATCAACCGTCAATTGCACTATCGCATCCGCGCGGACTTTTGGAACGTGTGGAGCATCCTCGACCGCGCGCTCAGCGCCTACATTCGCGGTCAGCTCCTCTTGGCGTTGATCATCGGCATCGCCGCCGCCGTCAGCCTCCTCGTGATTAACTTGGTGCCGGGCATGAAGGTGGATTACATTTTGCCGCTGGCGCTATGGGCCGGCATTGCCGAGCTGGTGCCGATGATCGGCGCGACGCTTGGCGCGATCCCGGCGGTCATCGTCACCCTGTTCGTCGGGGGCTTGCCCTCAGCCCTGGCGGTGCTCATCGCGTTCACCATCATCCAACTGGTCGAGAACAACCTACTGGTGCCTCGCGTGATCGGCGATAGCGTCGGCGTGCACCCGGCCATCCTGATCATCATGTTGGTGATCTTCGGCAAGCTGTTCGGGTTGCTCGGCGTCATCGTGGCGGCGCCCGCCACCGCCGCCGCGCGCGATCTTTACCGCTACGCTTACCATCGGTTAAGCAACCGCTCGCCTGCCGAAGCGCGCGCCCTCGTCCTATCGCCGGCCAGGCCGGTGGCGCGGCCGGACCGCCAGCCGGCCGCCGCAGCCTTCATGCGCGAGCGGCCACTGCTGTAA
- a CDS encoding oxidoreductase → MHISLDGKIVAIAGATGGLGPTVAAAFASAGATLSLVDRDASQLDALIALLGAPPEKHHRATVDLVDAEQTRAWAEQIRQRYGRVDAVLHLVGGYRGGQKIAHFPDDDWALLKQLLIETTWNVMRAFVEPLKASGGRFILVSSPQAQKPSHANAAYAACKAAGETLILALADEFRGTGATANIIVVNAILTPRMRTEKPDADYAQFTAAEDIASAMLYLCSDAAANMNGQRLSLFGAR, encoded by the coding sequence ATGCACATCTCCCTAGACGGCAAAATCGTCGCCATCGCCGGCGCGACCGGCGGCCTCGGCCCAACAGTCGCCGCGGCATTCGCGAGCGCCGGCGCGACGCTGTCGCTGGTTGATCGAGACGCCTCTCAGCTTGACGCGCTCATTGCGTTGCTCGGCGCGCCGCCGGAGAAGCACCATCGAGCCACGGTAGACCTGGTGGACGCGGAACAGACGCGCGCATGGGCGGAGCAAATCCGGCAGCGATACGGGCGCGTGGACGCCGTGCTCCACCTTGTTGGCGGCTATCGTGGCGGGCAAAAGATTGCTCATTTCCCCGACGACGACTGGGCGCTGCTGAAGCAACTCTTGATCGAGACGACGTGGAACGTCATGCGCGCCTTTGTCGAACCGCTCAAAGCCAGCGGTGGCCGCTTCATCCTGGTATCCTCGCCCCAGGCCCAAAAGCCCTCGCACGCGAACGCCGCCTATGCCGCCTGCAAGGCGGCCGGCGAGACGCTGATCCTGGCCCTGGCCGATGAATTCCGGGGCACGGGCGCGACTGCCAATATTATCGTCGTCAACGCCATCCTCACGCCGCGGATGCGCACGGAAAAGCCCGACGCCGACTATGCACAGTTCACCGCCGCCGAGGACATCGCCAGCGCGATGTTGTATCTGTGCTCCGATGCCGCAGCCAACATGAACGGCCAACGCCTCTCGCTCTTCGGCGCCCGATGA
- a CDS encoding hypothetical protein (possible pseudo, frameshifted) translates to MRNGHRHVPSSSLIPYGDKTILFTNAGMNQFKNVFLGLEKRDYTRAVTAQKVMRVSGKHNDLENVGPSRRHHTFFEMLGNFSFGDYFKEDAMKFALELLEREYGFARERLWFTIYEDDDESYALWQKVGIQASRILRFGEKDNFWSMGPTGPCGPNSEIHYFTGKLEDNDARWVNNDDDPNETTVEVWNLVFMQFDRDESGKLTPLPKPGVDTGMGFERLVRLLQGGESNYDSDLFLPLMDRVQMLARQTDAQRREHIVAYRVIADHTRAAAFLIGDGVLPGNEGRNYVLRMVMRRAMRFGRQLGLHGPFLYQVAEAVIEKMGGYYTELVNRRDHILRTIQTEEERFARTLDQGLERLEQEICNLRSPTIPGDVAFRLYDTYGLPFEITRDVARERGLVVDEAGFQAARERAKEIARAAGQEKFAGDYDAARAYREAFETLRADGKLPEGGVTYDPYGELARDTEVLAILRDGEMTDRAVKGETVEVILRATPFYVEGRRPGQRHWPDLRAHRPTHGSGAGLVRRRQRRASAIAGVDRACGSGGVGRADRRRPCAPLK, encoded by the coding sequence GTGCGCAACGGCCACCGCCATGTGCCGTCGTCGTCGCTCATCCCGTACGGCGACAAAACCATACTCTTCACCAATGCCGGGATGAACCAATTCAAGAACGTGTTCCTCGGCCTGGAGAAGCGCGACTACACCCGCGCCGTGACCGCCCAAAAAGTCATGCGCGTGAGCGGCAAGCACAACGACCTGGAGAACGTCGGGCCGAGCCGGCGCCACCATACCTTCTTCGAGATGTTGGGCAACTTCTCGTTCGGCGATTACTTCAAGGAAGACGCCATGAAGTTCGCCCTGGAGCTGCTGGAGCGCGAATACGGCTTCGCGCGCGAACGGCTATGGTTCACCATCTACGAGGACGACGATGAATCATACGCCCTCTGGCAGAAAGTCGGCATCCAGGCGTCGCGCATCTTGCGCTTCGGCGAGAAGGATAACTTTTGGAGCATGGGGCCGACCGGCCCGTGCGGACCGAACAGCGAGATCCACTACTTCACCGGCAAACTCGAAGACAACGACGCCCGCTGGGTCAACAACGATGACGACCCGAACGAGACCACGGTCGAGGTGTGGAACCTGGTGTTCATGCAGTTCGACCGCGACGAGAGCGGCAAGCTCACCCCGCTGCCCAAGCCCGGCGTGGATACCGGCATGGGCTTCGAGCGCCTGGTGCGCCTGCTGCAGGGCGGCGAGAGCAACTACGACAGCGACTTGTTCCTGCCGCTGATGGACCGCGTGCAGATGCTGGCGCGCCAGACCGACGCGCAACGCCGCGAGCACATCGTCGCCTACCGCGTCATTGCCGATCACACCCGCGCAGCGGCCTTCCTGATCGGCGATGGCGTGCTGCCCGGCAACGAGGGTCGCAACTACGTGCTGCGCATGGTCATGCGCCGCGCCATGCGCTTCGGGCGACAGCTCGGCTTGCATGGGCCGTTCCTGTATCAGGTCGCCGAAGCAGTCATCGAAAAGATGGGCGGCTACTACACCGAGCTGGTCAACCGCCGCGACCACATCTTGCGCACCATCCAGACCGAAGAGGAGCGCTTCGCGCGCACGCTCGACCAGGGGCTGGAGCGGCTCGAGCAAGAAATCTGCAATCTCCGATCCCCCACCATCCCCGGCGACGTCGCCTTTCGCCTCTACGACACCTATGGCCTGCCGTTCGAGATCACGCGCGACGTGGCCAGAGAACGCGGCCTGGTGGTGGACGAAGCCGGCTTTCAAGCAGCGCGCGAACGAGCTAAAGAAATCGCCCGCGCGGCCGGCCAGGAGAAGTTCGCCGGCGATTACGACGCAGCGCGCGCCTATCGCGAAGCGTTCGAGACGTTGCGCGCCGACGGCAAGCTGCCCGAAGGCGGCGTGACCTATGACCCATACGGCGAGCTGGCTCGTGATACTGAGGTGCTCGCCATCCTGCGCGACGGCGAGATGACCGATCGCGCTGTGAAGGGCGAAACGGTGGAAGTCATCCTTCGCGCGACGCCGTTCTACGTCGAGGGGCGGCGGCCAGGTCAGCGACACTGGCCTGATCTGCGCGCGCACCGACCCACACACGGAAGCGGAGCCGGCCTGGTGCGTCGCCGTCAAAGACGCGCGTCGGCCATCGCCGGAGTTGATCGTGCATGTGGGTCAGGTGGAGTGGGGCGAGCCGACCGTCGGCGACCTTGTGCACCGCTCAAGTAG
- a CDS encoding hypothetical protein (possible pseudo, frameshifted), producing MRNHTATHLLQASLRAVLGHHVSQQGSLVAPDRLRFDFSHNAPLTRDELDQVADMLNDAILSNLPVTARSMPYAQAIAAGALAFFSEKYGDVVRVVSIGGDGEQPWSMELCGGTHVHMTGEIGSAIIVSESAVSAGVRRIEALTGRGALEYARRQAHQLSEAARALGAAPDHLAEQVGKLVAQLHKAQKRLEQVQRELARARFAEQMAQARCATGRACSSRRCKRIRPS from the coding sequence ATGCGCAACCACACGGCCACACACCTGCTGCAGGCCAGCCTGCGCGCGGTTCTCGGCCATCACGTCAGCCAGCAAGGCTCGCTAGTCGCGCCGGACCGTCTGCGCTTCGACTTCTCGCACAACGCACCGCTGACCAGGGACGAACTCGATCAGGTTGCCGACATGCTCAACGACGCCATCCTGAGCAACCTGCCGGTGACGGCCCGCTCGATGCCCTATGCACAGGCCATCGCCGCCGGCGCGCTGGCCTTCTTCAGCGAGAAATACGGCGACGTAGTGCGCGTGGTGAGCATCGGCGGCGATGGCGAACAACCCTGGAGCATGGAATTGTGCGGCGGCACGCATGTGCACATGACCGGCGAAATCGGCAGCGCGATCATCGTCAGCGAAAGCGCGGTGAGCGCCGGCGTGCGCCGCATCGAAGCGCTCACCGGGCGCGGCGCGCTCGAATATGCCCGCCGACAGGCGCACCAGTTGAGCGAGGCGGCGCGCGCGCTGGGCGCTGCGCCCGATCATCTGGCCGAGCAAGTCGGCAAGCTCGTCGCCCAACTTCACAAGGCGCAGAAGCGCCTGGAGCAGGTGCAGCGCGAGCTGGCCCGCGCGCGCTTTGCCGAGCAGATGGCGCAGGCGAGGTGCGCAACGGGGCGCGCGTGCTCGTCGCGCAGGTGCAAGCGGATACGCCCGAGTTGA